In Salvelinus alpinus chromosome 30, SLU_Salpinus.1, whole genome shotgun sequence, a single genomic region encodes these proteins:
- the LOC139559656 gene encoding uncharacterized protein: MTDHHLKLNLGKTELLFLPGKDCPFHDLAITVDNSIVSSSQSAKNLGVILDNTLSFSTNIKAVTRSCRFMRYNIRRVRPCLTQEAAQVLIQALVISRLDYCNSLLAGLPACAIKPLQLIQNAAARLVFNLPKFSHVTPLLRSLHWLPVEARIRYKTMVLAYGAVRGSGSVPSGSDQALHPNKGTAFIHLWPARLPTSEEVQLPLSPVKTVRCSGTPMVEQTPPRRQVSGVNHHLPETPETPPL, from the coding sequence atgacggatcaccacctcaagctgaacctcggcaagacggagctgctcttcctcccggggaaggactgcccgttccatgatctcgccatcacggttgacaactccattgtgtcctcctcccagagtgctaagaaccttggcgtgatcctggacaacacgctgtcgttctcaactaacatcaaggcggtgacccgttcctgtaggttcatgcgctacaacattcgcagagtacgaccctgcctcacacaggaagcggcgcaggtcctaatccaggcacttgtcatctcccgtctggactactgcaactcgctgttggctgggctccctgcctgtgccattaaacccctacaactcatccagaacgccgcagcccgtctggtgttcaaccttcccaagttctctcacgtcaccccgctcctacgctctctccactggcttccagttgaagctcgcatccgctacaagaccatggtgcttgcctacggagctgtgaggggctcaggctccgtaccttcaggctctgatcaggccctacacccaaacaagggcactgcgttcatccacctctggcctgctcgcctccctacctctgaggaagtacagctcccgctcagcccagtcaaaactgttcgctgctctggcaccccaatggtggaacaaactcccccacgacgccaggtcagcggagtcaatcaccaccttccggaaacacctgaaacaccacctctttaa
- the LOC139559657 gene encoding cytochrome b-c1 complex subunit 6, mitochondrial-like isoform X2, giving the protein MVFENKMIMNGEPDDEEEEAPAEEEEEEEEDMVDPLETIRAKCEASEHCAHTRERLEACTARVGSRSHTEEECTEELFDFLHARDHCVAHKLFHNVK; this is encoded by the exons ATGGTTTTCGAAAACAAAATGATAATGAATGGGGAGCCTGATGATGAG GAGGAAGAGGCACCggcagaggaagaagaagaggaggaagaagacatGGTG GATCCCTTAGAAACAATACGGGCAAAGTGTGAGGCGTCAGAGCACTGCGCCCACACAAGGGAGAGGCTGGAGGCCTGCACGGCTCGAGTGGGCTCAAGATCACACACTGAGGAGGAATGCACAGAGGAACTCTTCGACTTCCTACATGCACGGGACCACTGT GTAGCGCACAAGCTCTTCCACAACGTCAAATGA
- the LOC139559657 gene encoding cytochrome b-c1 complex subunit 6, mitochondrial-like isoform X1 — protein sequence MGSLMMRCMLHPTNVVTDQEEEAPAEEEEEEEEDMVDPLETIRAKCEASEHCAHTRERLEACTARVGSRSHTEEECTEELFDFLHARDHCVAHKLFHNVK from the exons ATGGGGAGCCTGATGATGAG GTGTATGTTGCACCCCACTAACGTTGTCACTGACCAGGAGGAAGAGGCACCggcagaggaagaagaagaggaggaagaagacatGGTG GATCCCTTAGAAACAATACGGGCAAAGTGTGAGGCGTCAGAGCACTGCGCCCACACAAGGGAGAGGCTGGAGGCCTGCACGGCTCGAGTGGGCTCAAGATCACACACTGAGGAGGAATGCACAGAGGAACTCTTCGACTTCCTACATGCACGGGACCACTGT GTAGCGCACAAGCTCTTCCACAACGTCAAATGA
- the pif1 gene encoding ATP-dependent DNA helicase PIF1 — MFQRDDGAQLQCTVVVERLNSSGQATKRQVIRKAAVLLGRNEFQELILRVHDGKVVPQSYTLKEFQLFTRFAKDGKCTVKLLPENIQVLFSDCPPHLLNIFLKTLSIKHQAWQTSKPMTDREKLKACLPRSFETISPLQQKDVQKASELRSKVNAPGLSKGLVVRTGNEITGGQQVKRQRTDCDSSPLKALHPSKKPTLSLPTARKLNTEQAAVLSAVLSGKNVFFTGSAGTGKSFLLKRIVGSLPPKSTYATASTGVAACHIGGTTLHNFAGIGSGSAPLEQCIELAQRPGVLQHWTSCRHLIIDEISMVEAQFFDKLEAIARSLRRSTEPFGGIHLIVCGDFHQLPPVSKGKDKAMFCFQSRSWRKCIHLNMELTEVRRQTDQSFISLLQAVRVGRVTEEFTAKLMKSAYHKIERDGILATRLCTHKDDVELTNDNKLQQLPGSVRVFEAVDSDPALVKTIDSQSPVSRLLELKVGAQVMLTKNLDVQRGLVNGARGVVVDFQPSKQGLPRVRFLCGTTEALKPERWMFKAGGGLYLSRQQLPLKLAWAISIHKSQGMTLDCVEISLARVFERGQAYVALSRAKSLEGLRVMDFDPHVVRADPDVLHFYSKLRKERLLLQASMNEFVGKSNKENRW, encoded by the exons ATGTTCCAAAGGGACGACGGTGCCCAGCTCCAGTGCACTGTCGTGGTGGAGCGCCTGAACTCCTCTGGCCAGGCCACCAAACGCCAAGTCATCCGGAAGGCAGCTGTTCTTCTCGGTCGCAACGAGTTCCAGGAGTTAATTCTGCGCGTGCACGACGGCAAAGTCGTGCCCCAAAGTTACACGCTCAAAGAGTTCCAGCTTTTTACCCGGTTTGCCAAGGATGGCAAGTGCACCGTCAAACTGCTCCCCGAAAACATccaagtgctcttctctgactgCCCGCCCCACCTACTAAACATTTTCCTGAAGACCTTGAGTATAAAACACCAGGCCTGGCAGACTAGCAAACCTATGACAGACCGAGAGAAGCTGAAAGCCTGTCTGCCCCGCAGCTTCGAGACCATCAGCCCATTACAGCAGAAGGATGTACAGAAGGCCAGTGAGCTGAGGAGTAAAGTGAACGCGCCAGGGCTCTCTAAAGGTCTGGTAGTGAGGACTGGTAATGAGATAACTGGAGGACAGCAGGTTAAGAGACAAAGGACGGACTGTGACTCTAGTCCA TTGAAGGCACTCCACCCAAGCAAAAAGCCCACCCTGTCTCTACCAACGGCACGGAAGTTGAACACAGAACAAGCCGCTGTCCTCAGTGCTGTGTTGAGTGGGAAGAATGTTTTCTTCACTGGCAGTGCAG GCACAGGGAAGTCCTTCCTGTTGAAGAGGATTGTGGGCTCGCTGCCGCCCAAAAGCACCTACGCCACGGCCAGCACGGGCGTAGCGGCGTGTCACATCGGGGGAACCACGCTACACAACTTTGCTG GTATCGGGTCAGGCTCAGCCCCTCTGGAGCAGTGTATAGAGCTGGCCCAGAGGCCCGGGGTCCTGCAGCACTGGACTAGCTGTCGCCACCTCATCATCGACGAGATCTCCATGGTTGAGGCCCAGTTTTTCGACAAGCTGGAGGCCATAGCCAG GTCTCTGAGGAGGTCCACAGAGCCGTTTGGAGGAATCCATCTGATAGTGTGTGGGGACTTCCACCAGCTGCCCCCGGTCTCCAAGGGAAAGGACAAGGCCATGTTCTGCTTCCAG TCTAGAAGCTGGCGGAAGTGCATCCATCTGAACATGGAGCTGACTGAGGTGCGCAGACAGACTGACCAGTCTTTCATCTCCCTCCTGCAGGCAGTGAGGGTGGGCAG AGTCACAGAGGAATTCACTGCCAAGTTGATGAAGAGCGCCTATCACAAGATCGAGCGGGATGGTATCCTGGCAACCAGGCTTTGCACTCACAAGGACGACGTAGAGCTCACTAACGACAACAAGCTCCAACAGCTGCCAG GGTCAGTGCGGGTGTTTGAGGCTGTGGACAGCGACCCTGCACTGGTGAAGACCATAGACAGCCAGAGTCCCGTCAGCAGGCTGCTGGAGCTTAAAGTGGGCGCTCAG GTCATGCTAACAAAGAACCTGGACGTCCAGCGTGGGCTGGTCAACGGGGCTCGAGGTGTCGTAGTGGACTTTCAGCCGTCGAAACAAG GGCTCCCACGTGTGCGTTTCCTGTGTGGCACTACTGAAGCGTTGAAGCCAGAGCGCTGGATGTTCAAGGCCGGAGGCGGGCTCTATCTGAGCCGCCAGCAGCTGCCACTCAAACTGGCCTGGGCCATCTCCATCCACAAGAGCCAG GGCATGACGCTGGACTGTGTGGAGATCTCCCTGGCGCGGGTGTTTGAGAGGGGCCAGGCCTATGTGGCGCTGTCTCGGGCCAAGAGCCTGGAGGGGCTAAGGGTCATGGACTTTGACCCCCATGTGGTCCGTGCCGACCCCGACGTGCTGCACTTCTACAGCAAGCTGAGGAAAGAGAGGCTACTGTTGCAG GCTTCAATGAATGAGTTTGTGGGCAAAAGTAACAAGGAGAACCGTTGGTGA